A single genomic interval of Plantibacter sp. Leaf314 harbors:
- a CDS encoding SDR family oxidoreductase, with the protein MSPHDQYELTNPVTRYARVEPPLQHQPEPGVQARMTPVPDLGESSYRGSGRLSGRKALITGGDSGIGAATAIAFAREGADVVIAHLPGEEEDAEHVLGLIDEAGRRGLAIVADVSHAAECRRLVSEAADFLGGLDILVNNAGKQIAVDRVEDLSDEQFEETFRTNVFANFWITKAALAHLGAGASIVNTASLEAYKPSPDRLDYAATKAAINNLSKGLALQLADRGIRVNVVAPGPVWTALQVSDGVSDEQMTNFDDENTYQRAGQPAELAPAYVYLASAESGYVSGATLNVNGGMVTP; encoded by the coding sequence ATGTCCCCGCATGACCAGTACGAGCTGACCAATCCTGTGACCCGATACGCCCGGGTCGAACCACCATTGCAGCACCAGCCGGAGCCCGGCGTCCAGGCCCGGATGACGCCGGTTCCCGACCTCGGCGAATCGAGCTACCGGGGGAGCGGACGACTCTCCGGTCGCAAGGCCCTGATCACCGGCGGCGACTCCGGTATCGGTGCCGCCACGGCGATCGCGTTCGCCAGGGAGGGCGCCGACGTGGTCATCGCGCATCTTCCGGGTGAGGAGGAGGACGCCGAGCACGTGCTCGGGCTCATCGACGAGGCCGGGCGACGCGGCCTGGCGATCGTCGCCGACGTCTCGCACGCCGCCGAATGCCGCCGGCTCGTGTCGGAGGCCGCCGACTTCCTCGGCGGTCTGGACATCCTCGTCAACAACGCCGGCAAGCAGATCGCCGTCGACCGCGTGGAGGACCTCAGCGACGAACAGTTCGAGGAGACCTTCCGGACGAACGTCTTCGCGAACTTCTGGATCACCAAGGCCGCGCTCGCGCACCTCGGTGCCGGTGCGAGCATCGTCAACACGGCATCGCTGGAGGCCTACAAGCCGTCGCCCGACCGGCTCGACTACGCCGCGACGAAGGCCGCGATCAACAACCTGTCGAAGGGTCTCGCCCTGCAGCTCGCCGACCGGGGGATCCGCGTCAACGTGGTCGCCCCTGGCCCCGTGTGGACCGCACTGCAGGTGTCCGACGGCGTGTCGGACGAGCAGATGACGAACTTCGACGACGAGAACACCTACCAGCGGGCGGGGCAGCCTGCCGAGCTCGCGCCGGCCTACGTCTACCTGGCCTCAGCGGAATCCGGGTACGTCTCCGGTGCCACGCTGAACGTCAACGGCGGCATGGTCACTCCGTGA
- a CDS encoding glycosyltransferase codes for MRRPWVVGNRWDTLDGIHPDPLPRVSVIVAHYDQPGELGRTLHALAAQDYPRELLEIVVADDGSPGVVEVPDDVIHVRQEDQGFRLAAVRNLGVRASSGELLCFLDADTVPEPGYVRALTRLPALLPEAVTVGRRRHADFSGIDPDVPVVEAAAGRELAEPAWLAEAYARSHDLLEADDRSYRFVIGAVIACSRAMFDEVGGFDETFTTYGGEDWEWAHRMWQAGAVLAHVPAAVAWHDGAEWAGRADSGMHRANAQTTRLLSAIPVPGSAPRALWSDAVDVVMRLRGEHSGAARFIAADSFLAAFPQARLVLEDDGAPELRDDPRVVIGSDQTDARVTWDLERPVVVLDPAWITDAAGRLGTGEVGTIELVDDEGIPLGTLRSRRATRRAQRWGGPAAFTTERLVAEGVFPLRSDPRLEAWVGGWGGPSSFC; via the coding sequence ATGAGGCGGCCCTGGGTCGTCGGCAACCGTTGGGACACACTCGACGGGATCCACCCCGATCCGCTCCCTCGGGTGTCGGTGATCGTCGCGCACTACGACCAGCCCGGCGAGCTCGGCCGCACGCTGCACGCCCTCGCCGCGCAGGACTACCCGCGCGAGCTGCTGGAGATCGTCGTCGCCGACGACGGTTCACCGGGCGTGGTCGAGGTGCCCGACGACGTGATCCACGTCCGGCAGGAGGACCAGGGCTTCCGCCTCGCGGCGGTCCGCAACCTCGGTGTGCGCGCGAGCAGCGGTGAACTGCTGTGCTTTCTCGACGCCGACACGGTCCCGGAGCCGGGCTACGTCCGGGCGCTGACCCGGCTGCCGGCCCTGCTGCCCGAGGCCGTCACCGTGGGCCGTCGCCGCCACGCCGACTTCTCCGGCATCGATCCGGACGTGCCCGTCGTCGAGGCTGCGGCCGGTCGTGAACTGGCCGAACCCGCCTGGCTCGCCGAGGCGTACGCCAGGTCGCACGACCTCCTCGAGGCGGACGACCGGTCCTACCGGTTCGTGATCGGAGCGGTCATCGCGTGTTCGCGGGCAATGTTCGACGAGGTCGGCGGTTTCGACGAGACCTTCACCACGTACGGCGGCGAGGACTGGGAGTGGGCGCACCGGATGTGGCAGGCCGGTGCCGTGCTCGCTCACGTGCCCGCCGCGGTGGCCTGGCACGACGGAGCGGAGTGGGCCGGGCGCGCCGACTCCGGCATGCACCGCGCGAACGCGCAGACGACCCGGCTGCTCTCGGCGATCCCCGTCCCGGGTTCCGCACCGAGAGCCCTGTGGTCGGACGCGGTCGACGTCGTGATGCGGCTGCGGGGTGAGCACAGCGGGGCCGCCCGGTTCATCGCGGCGGACTCCTTCCTCGCCGCCTTCCCGCAGGCCAGGTTGGTCCTCGAGGACGATGGAGCGCCGGAGCTCCGGGACGACCCGCGCGTGGTCATCGGATCGGATCAGACCGACGCGCGCGTGACGTGGGACCTCGAGCGACCCGTCGTCGTCCTCGACCCGGCGTGGATCACGGACGCCGCCGGACGCCTCGGAACGGGCGAGGTGGGCACCATCGAGCTCGTCGACGACGAAGGCATCCCGCTCGGCACCCTGCGGTCGCGGCGCGCCACGCGTCGAGCGCAGCGCTGGGGCGGCCCTGCCGCGTTCACGACGGAACGGCTCGTCGCCGAGGGCGTGTTCCCGCTGCGGTCCGACCCTCGCCTCGAGGCCTGGGTCGGCGGCTGGGGCGGACCCTCGTCGTTCTGCTGA